One segment of Brassica napus cultivar Da-Ae chromosome C3, Da-Ae, whole genome shotgun sequence DNA contains the following:
- the LOC106424883 gene encoding protein NRT1/ PTR FAMILY 2.11-like, which translates to MERKPLEVESTDHQKPPSAVYDGSVMAVDSVEEEVGETKVVYRGWKVMPFIIGNETFEKLGIIGTLSNLLVYLTAVFNMKSITAATIINAFSGTINFGTFVAAFLCDTYFGRYKTLTVAVIACFLGSLVILLTAAVPQLHPAPCGTALSCIGPSGGQIAFLLLGLGFLVVGAGGIRPCNLAFGADQFNPKSESGKRGIDSFFNWYFFTFTFAQILSLTLIVYIQSNVSWTIGLTIPVVLMFLACVIFFAGDKLYVKIKASGSPLAGIAQVIAVAIKKRGLKPTKEPWLNLYNYYPPKYANSKLKYTDQFRFLDKAAILAPEDKLEADGKPADPWKLCTMQQVEEVKCIVRVLPIWFAASIYYLTITQQMTYPVFQALQSDRRLGSRGFVIPAATYVVFLMTGMTVFIIFYDRVLVPTLRRITGIDTGITLLQRIGTGIFFAFVSLIVSGFVEERRRTFALTKPTLGMAPRKGEISSMSAMWLIPQLALAGIAEAFGAIGQMEFYYKQFPENMRSFAGSIFYVGAGVSSYLGSFLIAMVHRTTQNSAGGNWLAEDLNKGRLDYFYFMIAGILAVNFAYFLVMSRWYRYKGSDDEVTTYETNGDAIKQQDKNTV; encoded by the exons ATGGAGAGAAAGCCTCTAGAAGTCGAGTCAACGGATCACCAAAAGCCTCCCTCCGCCGTGTACGATGGCTCTGTTATGGCGGTTGATTCTGTTGAGGAAGAAGTTGGGGAGACCAAAGTCGTTTACAGAGGCTGGAAAGTCATGCCCTTTATCATTG GAAATGAGACGTTCGAGAAGCTTGGGATCATTGGAACACTATCAAACCTTTTGGTTTATTTAACTGCCGTCTTCAACATGAAGAGTATCACAGCTGCAACAATCATCAATGCATTCAGTGGCACAATCAACTTCGGAACCTTCGTTGCTGCTTTCCTCTGCGACACTTACTTCGGTCGATACAAGACTCTAACCGTCGCTGTCATCGCCTGTTTTCTT GGGTCACTTGTGATACTATTGACAGCTGCAGTGCCACAATTACATCCAGCTCCATGCGGAACAGCTCTCTCATGTATCGGGCCAAGTGGCGGCCAGATAGCGTTTCTACTGTTGGGTCTCGGGTTTCTTGTAGTTGGAGCAGGCGGGATTAGACCATGTAATCTAGCTTTCGGGGCTGATCAGTTTAACCCCAAGAGCGAGTCAGGGAAACGAGGCATCGATAGTTTCTTTAATTGGTACTTCTTCACCTTCACGTTCGCGCAGATCTTGTCGCTGACACTGATCGTCTATATCCAGTCTAATGTCAGCTGGACCATCGGTTTAACCATCCCGGTCGTTCTCATGTTCTTGGCTTGTGTGATTTTCTTCGCGGGTGATAAGTTGTATGTGAAGATCAAGGCCTCAGGTAGTCCATTGGCTGGTATAGCTCAAGTTATAGCGGTTGCAATCAAGAAACGTGGGTTAAAGCCAACGAAAGAGCCTTGGCTTAACCTTTACAATTACTACCCACCAAAATACGCAAACTCCAAACTCAAATACACCGACCAGTTTAG GTTTCTTGATAAGGCGGCGATTTTGGCTCCCGAAGACAAGTTGGAGGCTGATGGTAAGCCTGCGGATCCATGGAAGCTTTGTACAATGCAACAAGTTGAAGAAGTGAAGTGCATTGTGAGAGTGCTTCCTATATGGTTTGCTGCATCCATCTATTACTTGACCATCACGCAACAAATGACTTACCCCGTCTTCCAAGCCCTCCAGAGCGACCGTCGCTTAGGATCCAGAGGATTTGTGATCCCGGCAGCCACCTACGTTGTCTTTTTGATGACAGGAATGACGGTTTTCATCATATTCTACGACCGTGTCCTCGTGCCTACCTTAAGAAGAATAACCGGTATAGACACGGGGATAACGCTCTTGCAGAGGATTGGAACCGGTATTTTCTTCGCCTTTGTTAGCTTGATAGTCTCCGGTTTCGTCGAGGAACGGAGGAGAACGTTCGCGCTGACTAAACCAACACTTGGTATGGCTCCAAGGAAGGGAGAAATCTCCTCAATGTCAGCTATGTGGCTGATCCCACAACTCGCCCTTGCGGGTATAGCCGAGGCGTTTGGAGCTATTGGACAGATGGAGTTTTACTACAAGCAATTCCCTGAGAACATGAGGAGTTTTGCTGGTTCGATCTTCTATGTAGGAGCAGGAGTTTCAAGCTACCTCGGTAGCTTCTTGATTGCAATGGTTCACAGGACGACGCAGAACTCGGCTGGTGGTAATTGGTTAGCTGAGGATTTGAACAAAGGAAGATTGGATTACTTCTATTTCATGATCGCTGGAATCTTGGCGGTTAATTTTGCTTACTTCTTGGTCATGTCAAGATGGTATAGATACAAAGGAAGTGATGATGAAGTGACAACTTATGAAACCAATGGAGATGCTATCAAACAACAAGACAAGAATACTGTCTGA